In the genome of Opitutales bacterium, the window CGCATAGATTCCTGGAAGCATTGTGGGAGGAAGAAATTAGGGTCATCAAAATCCCAATGTGGATAGTCCGTGGAAAAGGTGATGTTCCTATCCAAGCCAATCTGTTGATAGGTGAGAAGGAGGTCACGACCTCGCCGGGGCTCTTCGATGGGCTGGGTCGTGAAGTGGATATGGTTTTTAAGATAGTGACTGGGAGGTTCCGGCAAATGAGGATATTCGTCGCGGAGCTGTTCCCATTCTGCATCAAGCTGCCACATTAGTGGGAGGGACCAACAAATACCTCCTTCAAGATAGATCACTCTTAGCTTAGGAAAATTCGCAAAGACTCCGTTAGTGATCAGACTCGCGGCGTGGCCAATAACACTGGTAGCCAAGCCCGAGTGATATTCTATATAGCGAGACGGATATCCTGCGCTACTTGGCGGAGGAGTCACCCCCCGTCCCTCTTGGGTCGTATGATATGCTATGACCAAGTTGGCATTTTCAGCCGCGCGAAAGATCGGATCGTAACGTTTAGATCCTGGAGTTTCGGCACTCGCCGTTGATGTGATAATCGCCGCAACCCTAGGATTCTTAGCCCATCGCTCAATTTCGGATACAGCAGCATCAGGGTCGTTCATATTTATACGAATACATCCTAGGAAAGCTGGATCTTGAGAAACAAGATTCTCTATATATGCGGTGTTGTTGGCGGAAGCTACAGCACTGCATAGTTCCAAATCTGCATAGCAGGAGTCGTCATAGTCCGTCCCTGTTATCAGCGCTAGTTGTATTTCATATGGGTCTAATATAACCTCTCGAATCGTTTTAGAACAAAACACGCCCGCTGGATCAATGTCTGCACGTGCGCCTCCGCCGCGCTTATCGAAATTTAAAATTCCGTGTTTCTTGCTTTTGTATCTGTAGGCATCCCGGAATCGTTTTGGGAGGTAATCTAAAGTGACACCCTGGCGCACTGAGGCGTGCACATCGGTATCAAAAATACCAGGAATCGACTTTTTTTTGATCTTTGATAGCGGCTTCTGATCTGGGGATAGAGTTGTCATTTTGTCTTTTTGTGTGGTTCAAGGATCTCATTCAATCTAGCCTCTAATGCTGATTTTGAGGAGCAATAAGGGTTGTTCTTTAAGGATAAAACTTATTGAAAATGCGCATATGAGCGAATTGGATTCACTAGAATTGACGTGGCATGATTGGCGAGCGACACAGTTCGAATTGCCCTATGCTTATCAGGGCCCACCCATCTCGTTGTCGAAAAACCGTCTGGATTCATTGAATTTGGTTGTGTGGCGGATCGATCAAGGTTCAGCCCGAGTGGAGTCCGCATACGGTGATTTTTTCGCACGAGCAGGAGAATGGGTATTACACTGTCCTGGGCAGCGGATTCAGCGATTTTCGCAAGATGCACAGATTCGCTCGACTTGGATGAAGCTCCGATGGAAGTCCGGTGCAAATGTCGTCAGCGGAAAAACCCCCATCCTGAGCAAAGACGAGGACATGGTGGAGT includes:
- a CDS encoding amidohydrolase family protein; this encodes MTTLSPDQKPLSKIKKKSIPGIFDTDVHASVRQGVTLDYLPKRFRDAYRYKSKKHGILNFDKRGGGARADIDPAGVFCSKTIREVILDPYEIQLALITGTDYDDSCYADLELCSAVASANNTAYIENLVSQDPAFLGCIRINMNDPDAAVSEIERWAKNPRVAAIITSTASAETPGSKRYDPIFRAAENANLVIAYHTTQEGRGVTPPPSSAGYPSRYIEYHSGLATSVIGHAASLITNGVFANFPKLRVIYLEGGICWSLPLMWQLDAEWEQLRDEYPHLPEPPSHYLKNHIHFTTQPIEEPRRGRDLLLTYQQIGLDRNITFSTDYPHWDFDDPNFFLPQCFQESMRDDILWNNAANLFRERIPNIISEIENTQ